Proteins found in one Candidatus Desulfofervidus auxilii genomic segment:
- the rnc gene encoding ribonuclease III, producing MKNLEILEKRLGYFFKNIKLLQQALIHRSYAHEAGVISNERLEFLGDAVLELAIRTFLFEKEPKLTEGELSRLKAFLVEETTLAEVACSLGLSEFLWLGKGEKGTESILADTLEAVIAAIYLDSDFTTVKKLIKKLFNPWFIKVYQGDYRDYKTELQNILQSRYKLLPTYRILKINGPDHDRIFQVGVFIKNELWGKGKGKSRKKAEQNAAKQALQRLKI from the coding sequence ATGAAAAACTTAGAAATTTTAGAAAAAAGGCTTGGCTATTTTTTTAAAAATATTAAATTATTACAACAAGCTTTAATTCATCGCTCTTATGCTCATGAAGCAGGAGTTATAAGTAATGAAAGGTTGGAGTTTCTTGGCGATGCAGTACTTGAATTAGCTATTCGTACTTTTTTATTTGAAAAAGAGCCAAAATTGACAGAAGGTGAATTAAGCAGACTTAAGGCTTTTCTTGTTGAAGAAACTACTTTGGCTGAAGTGGCATGTTCACTTGGTCTTTCTGAATTTTTATGGTTAGGTAAAGGAGAAAAAGGGACTGAATCTATACTAGCAGATACTTTAGAAGCAGTTATAGCTGCAATTTATTTAGATAGCGATTTTACTACAGTAAAGAAGCTTATAAAAAAATTATTTAATCCTTGGTTTATTAAGGTTTATCAAGGTGATTATCGAGATTATAAAACAGAATTGCAAAATATTCTTCAATCTCGCTATAAACTTTTGCCAACTTACCGTATTCTTAAAATAAATGGGCCTGATCATGATCGAATATTTCAAGTAGGTGTATTTATTAAAAATGAGTTATGGGGAAAGGGTAAAGGAAAATCACGTAAAAAAGCAGAGCAAAATGCAGCAAAACAAGCATTACAACGGTTAAAAATATGA
- a CDS encoding radical SAM protein, which yields MKPYIIPIFIPHMGCPHRCIYCNQSKITGIRSFSLNKIKETIDFFLTRKIHTKRNKPQIAFYGGSFTALEPFQRKALLSLAFHYIQKQKVESIRLSTRPDAINEEILNELKSYSVKTIELGVQSLDENVLNIAKRGHSVKDVFKATTMIKEAGFSIGWQLMIGLPSETEKTWQMMINEVLSWHPDFVRIYPTIVLKNTVLARWWKEGRYKPLTLKKAVEICKKLVMAFEDAGISVIRLGLQPTSSLIKNIIAGPWHPSFGEMVRAAIFREKIITILKKQFKNNTKINIFVSPKIISQCLGQKKENYYYLKQIFPEKRIAILPDLSLKKEEIKIVAYNRG from the coding sequence ATGAAGCCATATATTATTCCTATATTTATTCCACATATGGGTTGTCCACATCGTTGTATTTATTGTAATCAATCTAAAATTACTGGAATAAGAAGTTTTTCTTTAAATAAAATTAAAGAAACCATTGATTTTTTTCTAACTAGGAAAATTCATACTAAAAGAAATAAGCCACAAATTGCCTTTTATGGAGGAAGTTTTACTGCTTTAGAGCCTTTTCAAAGAAAAGCATTACTTTCACTTGCTTTTCATTATATACAAAAACAAAAAGTAGAAAGTATTAGACTATCTACAAGACCTGATGCTATAAATGAAGAAATATTAAATGAATTAAAATCTTATAGTGTGAAAACAATTGAATTAGGTGTGCAATCACTTGATGAAAATGTTTTAAATATTGCCAAAAGAGGGCATAGTGTAAAAGATGTTTTTAAAGCTACAACTATGATAAAAGAAGCTGGTTTTTCTATAGGTTGGCAACTTATGATAGGTCTTCCAAGTGAGACTGAGAAAACTTGGCAAATGATGATTAATGAAGTACTTAGTTGGCATCCAGATTTTGTACGTATTTATCCTACAATTGTTCTTAAAAACACTGTGCTTGCTCGCTGGTGGAAAGAGGGAAGGTATAAACCTCTTACACTTAAAAAAGCAGTAGAAATTTGTAAAAAATTGGTTATGGCATTTGAAGATGCAGGTATTTCAGTAATTCGTTTGGGATTGCAGCCTACTTCAAGTCTTATTAAAAATATTATAGCAGGTCCTTGGCATCCGTCATTTGGTGAGATGGTTAGAGCAGCTATTTTTAGAGAAAAAATTATAACTATTTTAAAAAAACAATTTAAAAATAATACAAAAATAAATATTTTTGTCTCACCTAAAATAATTTCTCAATGTTTAGGTCAAAAGAAGGAAAATTATTATTATCTTAAGCAAATTTTTCCTGAAAAAAGGATTGCCATTTTACCTGATTTGAGTTTAAAAAAAGAAGAAATAAAAATAGTTGCTTATAACAGGGGGTGA
- a CDS encoding ubiquinone/menaquinone biosynthesis methyltransferase, translated as MQPDKSFVQQKFKRITRWYDFLNSLLSLGLDHYWRWQTVKCLKGIKGVVLDLCAGTLPLSKALLRWIDFKGKIIALDFCPSMLFYGYKKEKRIFPIAGDALSLPLKNESIDAVMVAFGVRNFTDQLAGLKEMKRVLKIKGKLVILEFSHPLHPYFKAFYFAYLKHLLPKIGGIISGECEAYQYLSNSIALFYQPNEWMNLMKKAGFHNIKHRYLTNGIVSLYTAIKSLS; from the coding sequence ATGCAACCAGATAAATCTTTTGTTCAGCAAAAATTTAAGCGAATAACAAGATGGTATGATTTTTTAAATTCTTTATTAAGTCTTGGGCTTGACCATTATTGGCGTTGGCAAACAGTAAAATGTCTTAAAGGAATAAAAGGAGTAGTATTGGATTTATGTGCAGGTACTCTTCCATTAAGTAAAGCTTTATTAAGATGGATTGATTTTAAAGGAAAAATTATTGCTCTAGATTTTTGTCCATCTATGCTTTTTTATGGTTATAAAAAAGAAAAGAGAATTTTCCCAATAGCTGGTGATGCACTTTCTTTACCATTAAAAAATGAAAGTATAGATGCTGTAATGGTTGCTTTTGGAGTAAGAAACTTTACTGACCAACTAGCAGGATTAAAAGAGATGAAACGTGTTTTAAAAATTAAAGGGAAATTAGTTATTCTTGAATTTTCTCATCCTCTACATCCTTATTTTAAGGCATTTTACTTTGCTTATCTAAAGCATCTCTTGCCAAAAATAGGAGGAATAATAAGTGGAGAATGTGAAGCTTATCAATATCTTTCTAATTCTATTGCTTTATTCTATCAACCAAATGAATGGATGAATTTAATGAAAAAAGCAGGTTTTCATAATATAAAGCATCGTTATCTTACTAATGGAATAGTAAGTCTTTATACAGCTATTAAATCTTTGTCTTGA
- a CDS encoding inositol-3-phosphate synthase: MKEEKIRKKDKILPAKGRLGVLLPGLAGAVSTTFIAGVEAVRRGMALPIGSLAEMGTIRLGRRDEHRVPKIKEFIPLARLEDLVFGGWDIFEDNLYDACLKAKVLERQLVEDLKDFLINIKPYPAVFKQEFVHNLKGEYVKKEKNYMDLIEALKADIEDFKQKHQLDRCVMVWCGSTEAYLKPQEVHQSLKEFEEGLKRNDVNIAPSMLYAYAAITSGIPFINGAPNLTVDIPAMIELAEKYEVPIAGKDFKTGQTLLKTIIAPGLKARLLGLTGWFSTNILGNRDGLVLDDEASYKTKAVSKLSPLEYILQPHIYPELYGNIYHKVRINFYPPRGDNKEAWDCIDIFGWLGYEMQIKINFLCRDSILAAPVVLDLALFTDFAQRAGLYGIQEWLSFYFKSPMYKKGLYPEHDLFIQLMKLKNTLRFLMEEEQITHLGLDYYIE, from the coding sequence TTGAAGGAGGAAAAAATTCGTAAGAAGGACAAGATCTTACCAGCAAAAGGGCGTTTGGGAGTATTATTACCTGGCTTAGCCGGGGCAGTAAGTACTACTTTTATTGCCGGGGTGGAAGCTGTAAGAAGAGGAATGGCTTTACCAATTGGTTCTCTGGCTGAGATGGGCACTATCCGTTTGGGAAGAAGAGATGAGCATCGAGTGCCTAAAATAAAAGAATTTATTCCCTTAGCCCGTCTTGAAGACCTTGTATTTGGTGGTTGGGATATTTTTGAAGATAATCTTTATGATGCTTGCTTAAAAGCAAAGGTTTTAGAAAGGCAGCTTGTAGAAGATTTAAAAGATTTTCTGATTAATATTAAGCCCTATCCAGCAGTTTTTAAACAAGAATTTGTGCATAATTTAAAAGGTGAATATGTAAAAAAAGAAAAAAATTATATGGATTTAATTGAAGCCTTAAAAGCAGATATTGAAGATTTTAAACAAAAACATCAGTTGGATCGTTGTGTAATGGTGTGGTGTGGGAGTACAGAAGCTTATTTAAAACCACAAGAGGTTCACCAATCTCTTAAAGAATTTGAAGAAGGTTTAAAACGCAATGATGTCAATATTGCACCAAGTATGCTTTATGCTTATGCAGCTATTACTAGTGGTATTCCATTCATTAATGGTGCACCTAATCTAACAGTAGATATTCCAGCTATGATAGAATTGGCAGAAAAATATGAAGTGCCTATTGCTGGTAAAGATTTTAAAACAGGTCAGACTCTACTTAAAACCATTATTGCACCAGGTCTAAAAGCTAGATTATTAGGTCTTACAGGTTGGTTTTCAACAAATATTTTAGGTAATCGTGATGGTCTGGTTTTGGATGATGAGGCATCATATAAGACTAAAGCTGTTAGTAAACTTTCTCCTCTAGAATATATTTTACAACCTCATATTTATCCTGAACTTTATGGTAATATTTATCATAAAGTACGTATTAATTTCTATCCACCTCGGGGAGATAATAAAGAAGCATGGGATTGTATAGATATTTTTGGCTGGTTAGGCTATGAAATGCAAATTAAAATTAATTTCTTATGTCGAGATAGTATCCTTGCTGCCCCGGTGGTATTAGATCTCGCTTTATTTACTGATTTTGCTCAACGTGCAGGTCTTTATGGTATTCAAGAATGGCTTTCCTTTTACTTTAAAAGTCCTATGTATAAAAAAGGACTTTATCCTGAACATGATCTTTTCATTCAATTAATGAAATTAAAAAATACTCTACGTTTCTTAATGGAAGAAGAACAAATTACACATTTAGGACTTGACTATTACATTGAATAA
- a CDS encoding metallophosphoesterase, producing MLIVAFGDIHGRLSYIDQIKELSQADWVIITGDLSNGGGKKIGEEVINRVKKYNKNILAQIGNMDTLEMDAYFSDLNINLHGHGYKLSEEIAIFGVGGSSPTPFGTPTEYSEEELAAFLFAAYEEIKDIPHKILVSHTPPYGTKVDIVGRGEHVGSRIIREFIEKYQPDLCLTGHIHESRNIDKIGNTLIINPGTIDQGYILIQWKEGEFITKLNSYL from the coding sequence GTGTTAATTGTCGCCTTTGGTGATATTCATGGACGTCTAAGTTATATTGATCAAATTAAAGAATTATCTCAAGCAGATTGGGTTATTATCACTGGTGATTTAAGTAATGGAGGAGGGAAAAAAATCGGAGAAGAAGTGATAAATCGAGTTAAAAAATATAATAAAAATATTTTAGCTCAAATAGGAAATATGGATACACTTGAAATGGATGCTTATTTTAGTGATTTGAATATAAATTTACATGGTCATGGTTACAAACTTAGCGAAGAAATAGCTATTTTTGGTGTAGGTGGTTCTTCTCCTACTCCTTTTGGAACTCCTACTGAATACTCAGAAGAAGAATTGGCTGCATTTCTTTTTGCAGCTTATGAAGAAATTAAAGATATACCGCATAAAATTCTTGTTTCTCATACACCACCTTATGGAACAAAGGTAGATATTGTAGGAAGGGGTGAACATGTAGGTAGTCGAATAATAAGAGAATTTATAGAAAAATATCAACCTGACTTATGTTTAACAGGGCATATTCACGAATCTCGCAATATTGATAAAATAGGAAATACTCTTATTATTAATCCTGGTACTATTGACCAAGGATATATTCTAATTCAATGGAAAGAAGGAGAGTTTATAACTAAGTTAAATTCTTATTTATAA